A DNA window from Amphiprion ocellaris isolate individual 3 ecotype Okinawa chromosome 8, ASM2253959v1, whole genome shotgun sequence contains the following coding sequences:
- the gnas gene encoding guanine nucleotide-binding protein G(s) subunit alpha, with the protein MGCLGNSKTEDQRNEEKAQREANKKIEKQLQKDKQIYRATHRLLLLGAGESGKSTIVKQMRILHVNGFNAEEKKQKIQDIKNNIKEAIETIITAMSTLTPPVQLACPQNQYRIEYILNLVNQKDFEFPSEFYDHAKTLWQDEGVRACYERSNEYQLIDCAQYFLDKIDIVKQSDYTPSDQDLLRCRVLTSGIFETRFQVDKVNFHMFDVGGQRDERRKWIQCFNDVTAIIFVVASSSYNMVIREDNQTNRLQEALNLFKNIWNNRWLRTISVILFLNKQDLLAEKVLAGKSKIEEYFPEFARYTTPDDATPEPGEDPRVTRAKYFIRDEFLRISTASGDGRHYCYPHFTCAVDTENIRRVFNDCRDIIQRMHLRQYELL; encoded by the exons ATGGGTTGTTTGGGCAACAGTAAGACCGAAGACcagagaaatgaggagaaggcaCAAAGAGAAGCGAACAAGAAGATcgagaagcagctgcagaaagacaAGCAGATCTACAGAGCCACGCACAGACTACTACTGCTAG gaGCTGGAGAGTCGGGAAAGAGCACCATCGTGAAGCAGATGAGGATCCTACATGTGAACGGCTTCAATGCAGA agaaaagaagcagaaaattcAGGACatcaagaataatattaaagaGGCTATTGAA ACCATAATAACCGCTATGAGCACCCTGACTCCGCCGGTGCAGCTGGCCTGTCCTCAGAACCAGTACCGGATCGAATACATCCTCAACCTCGTCAACCAGAAGGACTTTGAGTTTCCATCT GAGTTTTATGACCACGCCAAGACGCTGTGGCAGGACGAGGGGGTCCGGGCGTGCTACGAGAGATCCAACGAGTACCAGCTGATCGACTGTGCACAATA CTTTTTGGACAAGATCGACATCGTGAAGCAGAGCGACTACACTCCATCAGATCAG gaTCTGTTGCGGTGCAGAGTTCTGACATCTGGGATCTTCGAGACGAGATTCCAAGTGGACAAAGTTAATTTCCA CATGTTCGATGTCGGCGGTCAGAGAGACGAACGTCGGAAATGGATCCAGTGCTTTAATG ACGTAACGGCCATCATCTTCGTGGtggccagcagcagctacaacatgGTGATCCGAGAGGACAATCAGACCAACCGTTTACAGGAGGCCCTCAACCTCTTCAAGAACATCTGGAACAACAG GTGGCTGCGGACCATTTCTGTCATCTTGTTCCTGAATAAACAGGACCTGCTGGCAGAGAAGGTGCTGGCGGGGAAGTCCAAAATCGAAGAATACTTTCCTGAATTTGCTCGCTACACGACGCCAGATGACG CGACACCAGAGCCGGGGGAAGATCCACGAGTTACGAGAGCAAAATATTTCATAAGAGATGAATTCCTG aggATCAGCACGGCGAGCGGCGACGGGAGGCACTACTGCTACCCTCACTTCACCTGCGCCGTCGACACAGAAAACATCCGGCGCGTCTTCAACGACTGTCGAGACATCATCCAGCGGATGCACCTCCGGCAGTACGAGCTGTTGTGA